One genomic segment of Aquipluma nitroreducens includes these proteins:
- a CDS encoding beta-glucosidase — protein MKKSKNLAEFLFMLMMWVSSSTNAQTDKIEQLIQQLTIEEKASLCAGAGMWHTQKIDRLGIPSVFMTDGPHGIRINEGTNFTEPSVKATCFPTAALAASTWNRDLLFKLGQALGDEANHYGVQILLGPGVNIKRSPLEGRNFEYFSEDPIVSGQLASAYINGVQSKGVGTSVKHYAANNQEFERMLISSEVDERTLREIYLKAFEIIVKKSQPTSVMCAYNKVNGTYCTENKWLITDILRDEFGFNGLCVTDWGAVNNRIEGIKAGLDLQMPGDGGMNASKIVEAVKTGLLDEKELDKIVRRNLSLIFKLSANKSGVQPLNEQADQLLARQIASEGMVLLKNENNILPINKKKKQKIAVVGTFAKSPRFQGAGSSLVNPTRLDNFLDAMNQVENKQFIIQYTDGYNRLGETNDSLLKEALKIAKESDITIVLAGLPDSYESEGFDRLTLNMPEGHNKLIEKIAEVTSKVVVVLQNGSPVSMPWINKVDGLLEAYLGGQAGGSAIADVLLGEVNPSGKLAETFPQKLNDTPSYLTWPGENRKSLYNEGVFVGYRYYDIKEIEPLFPFGYGLSYTRFEYSDLKLDKTELADTENLIIQCKIRNAGNCDGKEIVQLYLRDIESGLIRPVKELKGFEKVDLKPREEKVVTFELEPRDFQYYSTKNHCWKADSGQFEILVGSSSRDIRLSQKVNLTVKQKYYQIYDINSTIGDLAEHPFGAEFVEGIKKMSQSRVKLEGLSGVEKEAAIKQQKMSEASMMEMPLKKVITLSGGRISENMIMDLLTRINEDVKSRQK, from the coding sequence ATGAAAAAATCAAAAAATTTAGCAGAATTCTTATTCATGCTAATGATGTGGGTAAGCTCTTCTACAAATGCACAGACCGATAAAATAGAACAATTAATTCAACAATTGACTATTGAAGAAAAAGCATCGCTTTGTGCTGGTGCTGGGATGTGGCACACGCAAAAAATTGATCGACTGGGAATACCTTCTGTTTTTATGACCGATGGCCCTCATGGAATCCGGATTAATGAAGGAACAAACTTTACAGAACCCAGTGTAAAAGCAACTTGTTTCCCAACAGCAGCATTAGCGGCATCAACCTGGAACAGAGATTTACTTTTTAAGCTTGGTCAGGCGTTGGGAGACGAGGCAAATCATTATGGTGTCCAAATACTATTAGGACCTGGTGTAAATATTAAAAGGTCACCCTTGGAAGGTCGAAATTTTGAATACTTTTCGGAAGATCCGATTGTTTCGGGTCAATTGGCTTCGGCCTATATTAATGGCGTGCAATCAAAAGGTGTGGGAACATCGGTCAAGCATTATGCCGCAAATAATCAGGAATTTGAACGAATGCTTATAAGTTCCGAGGTTGATGAAAGAACTCTGCGCGAAATCTATCTAAAAGCTTTTGAAATAATTGTAAAAAAATCCCAGCCGACATCAGTGATGTGTGCCTATAATAAAGTGAACGGCACCTATTGCACGGAAAATAAATGGTTGATAACCGATATTCTGAGAGACGAATTTGGTTTTAATGGATTATGTGTTACCGATTGGGGAGCGGTTAATAACAGGATCGAAGGAATTAAGGCGGGCCTTGATCTGCAAATGCCAGGTGATGGTGGAATGAATGCCTCGAAAATCGTGGAAGCCGTAAAAACCGGATTGCTCGATGAAAAAGAACTCGATAAAATAGTCAGGAGAAACCTTAGCCTGATATTTAAACTATCAGCAAATAAAAGTGGTGTTCAACCTCTTAATGAACAAGCTGACCAACTTTTAGCACGACAAATCGCATCGGAAGGAATGGTGTTGCTAAAAAATGAAAACAATATTCTCCCAATCAACAAAAAAAAGAAGCAGAAGATCGCTGTTGTAGGAACGTTTGCAAAATCACCACGGTTTCAGGGTGCAGGAAGTTCTCTCGTTAATCCGACACGATTGGATAATTTCCTGGATGCAATGAATCAGGTGGAAAACAAGCAGTTCATCATTCAATATACTGATGGATACAACAGATTGGGTGAAACCAACGACAGCCTGCTAAAAGAAGCACTGAAAATAGCAAAAGAATCAGACATAACTATTGTCCTGGCCGGGCTACCAGATAGTTATGAATCAGAAGGTTTTGACAGATTAACCCTGAATATGCCTGAAGGCCACAACAAATTAATTGAAAAAATTGCAGAAGTGACAAGCAAGGTAGTTGTTGTATTGCAGAATGGTTCGCCTGTATCCATGCCCTGGATAAATAAGGTCGATGGTTTGCTTGAAGCTTATTTGGGCGGACAAGCTGGCGGTTCAGCTATTGCTGATGTTTTATTAGGCGAGGTCAATCCTTCAGGAAAATTAGCAGAAACATTCCCCCAAAAATTAAATGATACACCATCATATCTAACCTGGCCAGGCGAAAATCGAAAATCATTGTACAATGAAGGCGTTTTTGTCGGCTATCGGTATTACGATATTAAAGAGATTGAACCATTATTCCCATTTGGATATGGACTTTCATATACCAGATTTGAATATTCAGACTTAAAATTAGACAAAACAGAATTGGCTGACACAGAAAATCTAATCATTCAATGTAAAATTAGAAATGCTGGGAATTGCGATGGTAAAGAGATTGTTCAGTTATATCTCCGCGATATTGAAAGTGGCTTAATCCGACCTGTAAAGGAATTGAAGGGATTTGAGAAAGTTGACTTAAAACCGAGGGAAGAAAAGGTTGTTACATTTGAATTAGAACCGAGAGATTTTCAATATTATAGCACAAAAAATCATTGTTGGAAGGCAGATTCCGGGCAATTTGAAATTTTGGTCGGAAGTTCTTCCCGAGACATTCGTTTATCTCAAAAAGTCAATCTAACAGTGAAGCAAAAGTATTATCAGATCTACGATATTAACTCAACAATTGGTGATTTGGCAGAACATCCTTTTGGGGCAGAGTTTGTTGAAGGAATCAAAAAAATGTCCCAATCAAGAGTAAAATTAGAAGGTTTATCTGGTGTGGAAAAAGAAGCTGCGATTAAACAACAAAAAATGAGTGAAGCATCAATGATGGAGATGCCATTGAAAAAGGTTATTACTTTATCTGGCGGTAGAATTTCTGAAAATATGATCATGGATCTTCTGACTCGAATTAATGAGGATGTGAAGAGTCGGCAAAAATAA
- a CDS encoding TatD family hydrolase, translating into MLIDTHSHIYSTDFIHDLDEVIQRAYSNDVRKIILPNIDSSSVKNLLDLVDTYPHICFPLMGLHPTSVTHDYQEELQVVEYWLKKRKFYGIGEIGIDLYWDKSFLEEQIHAFRFQLELARQYKLPVVIHTRDSFDEVYQVLTEVKDDNLSGVFHSFSGTIEQANLVTDLGFKIGVGGVVTFKKSGLDQIVSQIDPSHLILETDSPYLTPVPFRGKRNESSYLVYVAQKIADLHHMTIGDIAKITTDNARKLFEI; encoded by the coding sequence ATGCTGATTGATACCCATTCTCATATTTATTCAACTGACTTTATTCACGATCTGGATGAAGTAATTCAGCGCGCATATTCAAACGATGTTCGCAAAATTATTCTTCCAAACATCGACAGTTCGTCGGTAAAAAACCTGTTGGATCTGGTTGATACCTACCCTCATATTTGTTTTCCACTGATGGGGCTACACCCAACTTCGGTGACTCACGATTATCAGGAGGAATTGCAGGTTGTTGAATATTGGCTGAAAAAGCGTAAATTTTATGGGATTGGCGAAATTGGCATCGATTTGTATTGGGATAAATCGTTTTTGGAAGAACAAATTCATGCTTTTCGTTTTCAACTTGAGTTAGCCCGACAGTATAAATTGCCTGTTGTTATTCACACGCGCGATTCGTTTGACGAAGTTTACCAAGTGCTGACTGAAGTAAAAGATGATAACCTGAGCGGTGTTTTTCATAGCTTTTCAGGAACAATTGAACAAGCCAACTTGGTTACTGACCTTGGCTTTAAAATTGGAGTTGGAGGGGTTGTTACGTTTAAAAAGAGCGGTTTAGACCAGATTGTCAGCCAGATAGATCCGTCGCATTTGATTTTGGAAACTGATTCGCCCTATTTGACTCCCGTTCCGTTCCGTGGAAAAAGAAATGAAAGTTCGTATCTTGTTTACGTGGCACAAAAAATTGCCGATCTTCACCACATGACTATTGGTGACATCGCAAAAATTACCACCGATAACGCCCGGAAACTGTTTGAGATTTAA
- the gdhA gene encoding NADP-specific glutamate dehydrogenase, translated as MKADINEFLEALKVRTPGEREFHQAVQEVIESIWDVYQKNPRYQKAKILERIVEPERTIIFRVPWVDDRGEVQVNRGYRVEFNSAIGPYKGGLRFHPTVTLSVLKFLGFEQTFKNSLTTLPMGGGKGGSDFSPKGKSDNEIMHFCQSFMTELSRHIGPNTDVPAGDIGVGGREIGFLFGQYKRIRNEFTGVLTGKGLGWGGSLIRPEATGFGAVYFVQHMLANLGKEIEGKTFSVSGFGNVAWGAILKINELGGKVVTISGPDGYIYDANGISGEKVDYMLELRASNNDVVEPYAKEFGAQFIPGKKPWECPVDIAMPCACENEVNLEDAKMLVSNGCFLVAETSNMGCTAEAVEYLTEAITYAPGKAVNAGGVAVSGLEMSQNSIRMNWPREEVDMYLHRIMKDIHDTCVRYGKKGNKVNYVVGANVGGFVKVADAMLAQGIV; from the coding sequence ATGAAAGCAGACATCAATGAATTTTTGGAAGCTCTAAAAGTACGCACTCCGGGCGAACGCGAGTTTCATCAAGCCGTACAGGAAGTAATTGAATCGATATGGGATGTTTATCAGAAAAACCCCAGATACCAAAAGGCAAAAATTCTGGAACGAATCGTTGAACCGGAACGCACCATTATTTTCCGTGTGCCTTGGGTCGACGATCGTGGCGAAGTTCAGGTTAACCGTGGATACCGCGTTGAATTTAATTCAGCCATTGGTCCATACAAAGGAGGATTGCGTTTTCACCCTACTGTAACTTTAAGCGTACTGAAATTCCTGGGTTTCGAACAGACTTTTAAAAATAGCTTGACCACTTTGCCGATGGGCGGTGGAAAAGGTGGATCTGATTTTAGCCCGAAAGGTAAGTCAGATAACGAAATCATGCATTTCTGTCAATCGTTTATGACTGAACTCTCCCGTCATATTGGTCCAAATACCGATGTGCCTGCTGGTGACATTGGTGTTGGTGGACGCGAAATTGGCTTCTTATTCGGTCAGTATAAACGGATCAGGAATGAATTTACCGGAGTTCTAACCGGCAAAGGACTGGGTTGGGGCGGAAGTTTAATTCGTCCGGAAGCAACCGGTTTCGGAGCAGTTTACTTTGTTCAGCACATGCTGGCCAACCTCGGAAAAGAAATTGAAGGCAAAACTTTCAGCGTTTCCGGATTTGGAAATGTGGCCTGGGGCGCTATCCTTAAAATAAACGAACTTGGAGGTAAAGTAGTTACCATTTCAGGACCAGATGGATATATTTACGATGCCAATGGAATCTCCGGAGAAAAGGTAGATTATATGCTTGAGCTTCGTGCTTCGAACAACGATGTGGTTGAACCTTACGCCAAAGAATTTGGTGCACAATTCATTCCGGGCAAAAAACCTTGGGAATGCCCAGTTGACATTGCAATGCCATGTGCCTGCGAAAATGAAGTGAATCTTGAAGATGCCAAAATGCTTGTCAGCAACGGTTGTTTCCTTGTGGCCGAAACTTCGAACATGGGTTGTACTGCCGAAGCCGTTGAATATTTAACAGAAGCAATTACTTATGCCCCTGGAAAAGCTGTTAATGCAGGTGGTGTGGCTGTTTCAGGATTGGAAATGTCGCAAAACTCTATCCGCATGAACTGGCCAAGAGAAGAGGTGGATATGTATTTGCACCGAATCATGAAAGACATTCACGATACCTGCGTGCGTTACGGCAAAAAAGGAAATAAAGTGAATTATGTGGTTGGTGCAAATGTGGGAGGCTTTGTAAAAGTAGCCGATGCCATGCTTGCCCAAGGAATTGTATAA
- a CDS encoding GH92 family glycosyl hydrolase, giving the protein MNFKPFLRITFLMVSCLGTLSIKAQQDIEDLTRYVDPLIGTKEMGHVFPGACIPFGMVQLSPDTDTIPYAVNGKYTGTAYRYCAGYQYSDKTIVGFTHTHLSGTGHSDLSDFLVMPTVGPVQLNPGTADKPESGYRSRFNHETEKAEPGYYSVMLDDYKVKAEMTTTTHVGVHQYTFPKSDDAHIILDLNHGIYNYDGKVLWSYLRVENDTLVTGYRITSGWARTNYLYFAMVFSKPIKSYGGKNEENLVYKGFWRKFDQEHNFPEMAGKKLKAHFDFATANGEKIKIKFAISAVSTEGALKNLEAEVPHFNFEKVRAEAKANWQSELSRIIVKASPEKKTTFYTSLYHTFINPIQYMDVDGQYRGLDHNIHQAKGFVNYSVFSLWDTYRALHPLFTLIQPERASDMINSMLAHYDQSVHHLLPVWSHFGNENWCMIGYHAVPVIADAWMNGIRGFDGKRALAACVASATHRSYGNLGEYMDLGYVPYEINAVGSSMTLEYAYDDWTIAQLANSLGEKEVAATFEKRANNWKNLFNERTGFVGAKDSKGNWKSPFDPMHTANEGFIEGNSWNYSLYVPQDIPTLIQKMGGNNRFCEHVDSLFTMYMPDKYFAETEDITREGLVGCYVHGNEPSHHVAYMYNWAGKPWKTQERIHQIVSTMYLNKPDGLCGNDDCGQMSAWYVFSTLGFYPVCPASGEYAIGAPSVSEGKIQLSGGKSMIVKANNLSDQNIYIKSVSLNGKPVTTSFLSYSDIADGGELVFEMSNRPNKKWAATVSFSK; this is encoded by the coding sequence ATGAATTTTAAACCCTTCTTAAGAATCACTTTTTTGATGGTTTCCTGTCTGGGAACATTATCGATAAAAGCTCAGCAAGATATTGAAGATCTGACGCGTTATGTGGATCCACTAATCGGTACCAAAGAAATGGGACATGTATTTCCTGGAGCATGCATTCCATTCGGTATGGTTCAGTTAAGTCCAGATACCGATACCATTCCATACGCTGTGAATGGCAAATATACCGGCACAGCATACCGTTACTGCGCCGGATACCAGTACAGCGACAAAACCATCGTGGGATTTACCCACACTCACCTGAGCGGAACCGGGCATTCAGACTTATCCGACTTTTTGGTCATGCCAACGGTTGGCCCGGTGCAGCTGAACCCGGGAACAGCCGACAAACCCGAAAGTGGTTACCGTTCGCGATTCAACCACGAGACCGAAAAAGCCGAACCTGGCTATTACAGCGTGATGCTCGACGATTACAAGGTAAAAGCTGAAATGACAACAACCACGCATGTCGGGGTTCATCAATACACATTCCCGAAGAGCGACGATGCGCATATTATTCTCGACCTGAACCACGGGATTTACAATTACGATGGAAAGGTTTTATGGTCGTACCTGCGTGTCGAAAACGATACGCTGGTTACCGGATACCGCATTACCAGCGGCTGGGCGCGAACCAACTACCTTTATTTTGCCATGGTTTTTTCGAAACCGATTAAAAGCTACGGAGGCAAAAACGAAGAAAACCTTGTTTATAAAGGCTTCTGGCGAAAATTTGATCAGGAACACAATTTTCCGGAAATGGCCGGGAAAAAGTTGAAAGCTCACTTCGATTTTGCAACTGCCAATGGCGAAAAAATCAAGATCAAATTTGCTATTTCGGCTGTCAGCACCGAAGGAGCGCTGAAAAACCTGGAAGCTGAAGTACCTCATTTTAACTTCGAAAAAGTACGGGCAGAGGCAAAAGCCAACTGGCAAAGCGAGTTAAGCCGGATTATTGTAAAAGCCTCTCCGGAGAAGAAAACCACATTTTACACTTCGCTGTACCATACGTTCATCAACCCAATTCAATATATGGACGTGGATGGGCAATACCGTGGGCTCGACCACAACATCCATCAGGCCAAAGGATTTGTGAACTATTCGGTATTCTCGCTGTGGGATACTTATCGTGCCTTGCACCCGCTGTTCACCTTGATTCAGCCTGAGCGGGCTTCGGATATGATCAATTCAATGCTGGCACATTACGATCAAAGCGTTCATCATTTGCTTCCGGTCTGGAGCCACTTCGGAAACGAAAACTGGTGCATGATTGGATACCACGCTGTTCCGGTTATTGCCGATGCCTGGATGAACGGTATCCGCGGATTTGACGGCAAACGGGCACTGGCCGCTTGTGTGGCTTCGGCAACTCACCGGAGTTACGGAAACCTGGGCGAATACATGGATTTAGGCTATGTTCCGTATGAAATAAATGCTGTTGGTTCATCCATGACTCTGGAATATGCTTACGACGATTGGACCATAGCCCAACTGGCCAATTCGCTGGGTGAAAAAGAGGTTGCCGCTACATTTGAAAAGAGAGCCAACAACTGGAAAAACCTGTTTAACGAACGAACCGGATTTGTTGGAGCTAAAGACAGTAAAGGTAACTGGAAATCACCGTTTGATCCGATGCACACGGCCAACGAAGGATTTATCGAAGGAAACTCGTGGAATTATTCGTTGTATGTTCCGCAGGATATTCCGACACTGATTCAGAAAATGGGTGGCAATAATCGTTTTTGCGAGCATGTCGATTCGTTGTTTACCATGTATATGCCCGACAAATATTTTGCTGAAACGGAAGATATCACACGCGAAGGATTAGTGGGTTGCTATGTTCATGGTAACGAACCAAGTCACCACGTAGCATATATGTACAATTGGGCCGGAAAACCCTGGAAAACACAGGAACGTATTCACCAGATTGTATCAACCATGTACCTCAACAAACCCGATGGATTGTGTGGTAACGACGACTGCGGACAAATGTCGGCCTGGTATGTGTTCTCGACACTCGGATTCTATCCGGTTTGTCCGGCTTCAGGAGAATATGCCATTGGGGCGCCATCGGTTAGCGAAGGAAAAATACAGCTTTCAGGAGGGAAATCGATGATCGTAAAAGCCAACAACCTATCGGATCAGAACATTTACATCAAATCAGTCAGTTTGAACGGTAAACCGGTAACTACAAGCTTCCTTTCGTACAGCGACATTGCTGATGGTGGCGAACTGGTTTTTGAAATGAGTAACCGTCCGAATAAAAAATGGGCAGCAACTGTTTCATTTAGCAAATAG
- a CDS encoding PKD domain-containing protein, protein MMTNKYLLLLLLPFCIGIQIIQAQNSMVAKNLTFRTSDSVFSKPFIDIDEWRDKPVRHRYIHGGFEKTETRFSFYFPPKEQYQGHFFQYITPFPDNENLSQGSSGENDKIGFSIVSGAYFIETNGGGKTDFSNPRANDPTIGAYRANAASAQFSRVVALNIYGGNRPYGYCFGGTGGAYRTVGGIENTKGVWDGAVPYVLGSPVAIPNVFTVRMYAMRILNDKFPQIVDALEPGGGGDMYAGLNEEEKAALKEVTKMGFPPKAWYGYKSMGIHGFLVLYPGIVMADKKYFSEDFWNKPGYLGYDNPKSFVGYRIQKVSKIKAIIGYQEAVKLGLSEAVSDEDRGSADKAWKNTGDKGEKPEAYFLDDIMPDIQFLGGDLIIKTGEAAGATLQLTKLMGDKVALAPTNPLSILSKIKPGDEVQVDNSNFLAVQTYHRHQDPGSQYPVWNQFREANGKPIYPQRSMLIGPMFTMGAAGSVPTGKFKGKMILLGSLWDREAYPWQCDWYRQRVKENLGNNTDDNFRLWYTDHALHGDAASQLDDANRAVSYIGILQQALRDLSAWVEKGIAPPATTNYKIEDGQVIVPPTANERKGIQPVVTLKANGGVHADLKAGQPVTFTAVVEVPEHTGKVVAADWDFEGKGTYSTSGKFKPVDKTGSNVTLKATYTFTKPGTYFTALKISSERQGDKKTPYAHIQNLGRVRVVVK, encoded by the coding sequence ATGATGACGAATAAATATTTGCTGCTGCTATTATTGCCATTTTGCATTGGAATCCAGATCATTCAGGCACAAAACAGCATGGTTGCTAAAAACTTGACCTTTAGAACATCTGATTCTGTATTTAGCAAACCTTTTATCGACATTGATGAGTGGCGCGACAAGCCTGTTCGTCACAGGTACATACATGGTGGTTTTGAGAAAACCGAAACCCGATTCTCATTCTATTTTCCTCCAAAGGAACAATATCAGGGTCATTTCTTTCAATATATAACCCCTTTCCCTGATAACGAAAATTTATCGCAGGGCTCTTCCGGAGAAAATGATAAGATCGGTTTCTCAATTGTCAGTGGAGCTTATTTTATTGAAACGAACGGTGGAGGAAAAACTGATTTCTCCAATCCGCGAGCTAATGATCCTACAATCGGAGCTTACCGCGCAAATGCTGCTTCTGCACAGTTTTCTCGGGTTGTTGCCCTAAATATTTATGGCGGTAATCGTCCTTACGGATATTGTTTTGGAGGAACTGGTGGCGCCTATCGAACGGTAGGAGGAATTGAAAATACTAAAGGAGTTTGGGACGGAGCCGTACCTTATGTTTTGGGATCGCCTGTGGCAATTCCAAATGTTTTTACAGTGCGAATGTATGCAATGCGCATTTTGAACGACAAATTTCCACAAATTGTTGATGCCCTTGAGCCGGGAGGTGGTGGAGATATGTATGCCGGATTGAATGAAGAAGAAAAAGCTGCCCTGAAAGAAGTTACGAAGATGGGTTTTCCTCCTAAGGCGTGGTACGGATACAAAAGCATGGGCATCCATGGATTTCTTGTTCTTTATCCGGGAATTGTGATGGCGGACAAGAAATATTTTTCCGAAGATTTTTGGAACAAACCGGGTTATCTGGGTTACGATAACCCAAAATCGTTCGTGGGCTATCGCATTCAAAAAGTTAGTAAGATTAAAGCTATAATTGGGTATCAGGAAGCTGTAAAACTTGGATTAAGCGAAGCTGTGTCGGATGAAGACCGAGGAAGCGCCGACAAAGCCTGGAAGAATACAGGCGACAAAGGCGAAAAGCCTGAAGCTTATTTTTTAGATGATATTATGCCCGATATTCAATTTTTGGGTGGCGACTTGATAATTAAAACCGGCGAAGCCGCTGGTGCTACTCTACAATTAACAAAACTTATGGGTGATAAAGTAGCTTTGGCACCTACAAATCCATTGAGTATTCTTTCAAAAATAAAACCGGGAGACGAAGTGCAGGTAGATAACTCGAATTTCCTCGCTGTACAGACCTACCACCGACATCAAGATCCAGGAAGTCAATATCCGGTATGGAATCAATTCCGTGAGGCGAATGGTAAACCAATCTACCCACAACGCTCTATGTTAATAGGACCAATGTTTACCATGGGTGCGGCAGGTTCAGTACCCACTGGAAAATTTAAAGGTAAGATGATTCTGCTGGGATCGTTATGGGATCGCGAAGCCTATCCTTGGCAGTGCGACTGGTATCGTCAACGAGTTAAAGAAAATCTGGGAAATAACACTGACGATAATTTCCGTCTTTGGTACACCGATCATGCCTTACACGGTGATGCAGCTTCACAACTTGATGATGCAAACCGTGCTGTGAGCTACATTGGTATATTACAACAGGCATTACGTGATTTGAGCGCCTGGGTCGAAAAAGGTATTGCACCTCCAGCTACCACAAACTATAAAATTGAAGATGGTCAGGTTATCGTACCGCCTACAGCCAATGAGCGCAAAGGGATTCAACCCGTTGTGACTTTGAAGGCCAATGGTGGAGTACATGCAGATTTAAAAGCTGGTCAACCTGTTACTTTTACCGCAGTAGTTGAAGTTCCGGAACATACAGGCAAAGTTGTTGCCGCAGACTGGGATTTCGAAGGTAAAGGAACTTATTCAACTTCTGGGAAATTCAAACCAGTTGACAAAACCGGCTCTAATGTAACCTTAAAGGCTACCTATACTTTCACCAAACCTGGAACCTATTTCACTGCGCTAAAGATATCATCAGAGCGACAAGGAGACAAAAAAACTCCATATGCACACATTCAGAATCTTGGACGTGTTAGGGTTGTGGTTAAATAA
- a CDS encoding helix-turn-helix domain-containing protein, producing MKSNISTIDWQNCLQGPETNSIDTDLFLFSNPLLLPAFDFPVKMDIPLTILCSRGAIKASINLKDYTIEAPALFIVASGQIVQYRSVSEDFTGFFMLMSKKFLADLLTGPRERLPVFFSVIDYPLVQLTADDLVSVTDFYMMLQKVIRQTGNPYRLETVRHLVQAMFYNTGYKFHKISDNSTKTKHEILMEEFINLVKAHFKKEREVGFYAAKLKLTPKYLSKLIRDNSNKSVNDWVNDYVILEAKALLKSTDMNIQQISDVLNFPSQSFFGKYFKRLAGVSPKEYRKSK from the coding sequence ATGAAAAGTAATATTTCGACAATCGACTGGCAAAATTGTTTACAGGGGCCTGAAACTAATTCGATCGACACGGATCTGTTTCTTTTTAGCAATCCGCTGCTGCTTCCTGCCTTTGATTTTCCGGTAAAAATGGATATTCCCCTTACGATTCTTTGCAGCAGGGGTGCGATCAAAGCCAGTATCAATCTGAAGGATTACACCATCGAAGCGCCTGCTTTGTTTATCGTCGCTTCGGGCCAAATTGTGCAGTACCGGTCGGTGAGCGAAGACTTCACAGGCTTTTTCATGCTGATGTCGAAAAAATTCCTTGCCGATCTATTAACCGGGCCGCGCGAAAGGCTTCCCGTGTTTTTTTCAGTGATCGATTATCCATTGGTTCAGCTTACAGCAGATGATCTGGTTTCAGTTACCGATTTTTACATGATGCTGCAAAAAGTAATCAGGCAAACCGGAAACCCCTACAGGCTTGAAACAGTCAGGCATTTGGTTCAGGCAATGTTTTACAATACAGGCTATAAGTTTCATAAAATCAGCGACAACAGCACGAAAACGAAGCACGAAATTTTGATGGAAGAGTTCATTAATCTTGTAAAAGCTCATTTCAAAAAAGAACGCGAGGTTGGATTTTATGCCGCAAAACTGAAGCTGACACCCAAGTACCTTTCCAAACTCATCAGGGACAACAGCAACAAATCGGTGAACGACTGGGTGAACGATTATGTGATTTTGGAAGCCAAAGCACTGCTCAAATCAACTGACATGAACATTCAGCAAATCAGTGATGTACTGAATTTCCCTTCACAGTCGTTTTTCGGTAAATACTTTAAACGACTCGCAGGTGTTTCGCCAAAAGAGTATCGAAAAAGCAAGTAA
- a CDS encoding asparaginase, with the protein MEKKPSILIIYTGGTIGMVQRESSGVLVPMKFDQIQLEVPDLNRLDVNLQVVTFSPPIDSSNMTPAIWVKIANTIERNYSKYNGFVILHGTDTMAYTASALSYMFENLDKPIVLTGSQLPIGILRTDGKENLITSIQIAAAQQNEQAIVPEVCVYFNSKLYRGNRISKRHADDFNAFSSVNYPPLATAGVEIKYFQENINRFPNKGILKVRTHFDENVVVLKIFPGIGKMVFENILNIPGLKGVVLESFGSGNIPTSRWMISQIKNAIKRKIIFLNVTQCQGGAVNMGRYETGVELENAGVVSGKDMTTEAAITKLMFLLGQGLDHEEIKLHLNKSLIGEMSE; encoded by the coding sequence GTGGAAAAGAAACCTTCGATTCTCATTATTTATACCGGTGGAACCATTGGAATGGTACAGCGGGAATCCAGCGGTGTTTTGGTACCCATGAAATTTGACCAAATTCAGCTTGAAGTTCCCGACCTTAACCGTTTGGATGTTAATCTTCAGGTGGTCACATTCTCTCCTCCCATCGACTCGTCAAACATGACTCCCGCCATTTGGGTGAAAATTGCCAATACCATCGAACGAAACTACAGCAAATACAATGGATTCGTTATTTTACATGGAACCGACACCATGGCCTATACCGCATCGGCACTAAGTTATATGTTCGAAAATCTGGATAAACCAATCGTCCTAACCGGTTCTCAACTTCCGATCGGAATACTTCGCACCGATGGCAAAGAAAACCTGATTACATCGATACAAATTGCCGCCGCTCAGCAGAACGAACAGGCCATTGTTCCTGAAGTGTGTGTGTATTTCAATTCCAAGCTTTATCGCGGAAACAGAATTTCGAAGCGACATGCCGACGATTTTAATGCTTTTTCTTCGGTAAATTATCCACCATTGGCTACGGCTGGCGTCGAAATCAAATATTTTCAGGAGAACATTAACCGGTTTCCGAATAAAGGCATATTGAAAGTCAGGACGCATTTCGATGAGAATGTGGTTGTGTTGAAAATATTTCCGGGGATCGGAAAAATGGTATTTGAAAACATTCTGAACATTCCCGGACTGAAAGGAGTTGTTCTCGAATCGTTTGGTTCGGGCAATATTCCCACTTCTCGATGGATGATCAGCCAGATAAAAAATGCGATTAAGCGCAAGATTATTTTTCTGAATGTCACTCAATGTCAGGGTGGAGCAGTGAATATGGGGCGCTACGAAACCGGCGTTGAGCTCGAAAATGCCGGCGTTGTGAGTGGCAAAGACATGACTACCGAAGCCGCCATAACCAAACTGATGTTCCTTCTGGGACAAGGTTTAGATCATGAAGAAATAAAGCTTCACCTGAATAAAAGTTTAATTGGCGAAATGAGCGAATAG